In Ignavibacteriales bacterium, the following are encoded in one genomic region:
- a CDS encoding thioredoxin family protein produces the protein MSNNTGAINSNIQEHNPKFFRNKFENALSYSEYKNLVLRLADERDTTGTEKSESRVNNTKLNAVRMKRWDNTIEILPGMVEITMDLKRDYAWLVLTESWCGDSAQNIPAINKIAELSDNIGLGFIFRDENPELMDCCLTSGTRSIPKLISVDKSNWSYMGTWGPRPEPAQEMMREHKRTKQKELAEVQKDIAIWYTKDKCETIQKEFIELINRWENS, from the coding sequence ATGTCAAACAATACCGGAGCAATAAATAGCAATATTCAAGAACATAATCCTAAGTTCTTCAGGAATAAATTCGAGAATGCATTATCTTATAGTGAATATAAAAATTTAGTACTTAGGCTGGCTGATGAGAGAGATACGACCGGTACGGAGAAAAGTGAAAGCAGGGTAAACAATACCAAGCTAAATGCCGTAAGAATGAAAAGATGGGATAATACGATCGAGATACTGCCCGGAATGGTCGAGATCACTATGGATCTAAAAAGGGATTATGCGTGGTTGGTATTAACGGAATCATGGTGCGGAGATTCTGCGCAGAACATTCCTGCAATAAACAAGATAGCAGAACTCTCTGATAATATAGGGTTAGGGTTTATTTTCAGGGATGAGAACCCCGAATTAATGGATTGCTGTCTGACGAGCGGGACACGATCGATACCAAAGCTTATATCTGTAGATAAGTCCAACTGGAGCTATATGGGAACGTGGGGACCCCGACCTGAGCCGGCGCAGGAGATGATGCGGGAACATAAACGAACAAAGCAGAAAGAACTCGCCGAAGTTCAGAAAGATATAGCAATATGGTACACGAAAGACAAATGTGAAACTATACAAAAAGAATTTATTGAACTAATAAACCGCTGGGAAAACAGCTAG
- the egtD gene encoding L-histidine N(alpha)-methyltransferase, translating into MNDRLNIYRFEKALTESTFAEDVKNGLTAEKKFLYPKYFYDDRGSELFDKITQIEDYYPTRTEESILIERSGDIIEFSKNKPVMVELGSGTSTKTRHLLDAELKTGRQLNYIPLDVSDILIPTSEQLLKDYSNLTINGILSEYISGYRIVKDIDNSDNLTIFLGSSIGNFRRSYIKEFLSKIASEMKDTDALLIGFDLIKDEDILVRAYNDRDGLTAEFNLNILQRINNELGGEFDLSKFRHESIFNKEKSRIEMHLFSKEKQSVMINDLGLKIELDEGEGIHTENSYKFNDDLIMEFADTAGLDWIKTWNDDRKYFALTLFNKKGS; encoded by the coding sequence TTGAATGACCGGTTAAACATTTACAGGTTTGAGAAAGCTCTGACTGAAAGCACATTCGCAGAGGATGTTAAGAACGGGCTTACTGCAGAGAAAAAATTTCTATATCCGAAATATTTTTATGACGATAGGGGTTCGGAGCTCTTCGATAAAATAACACAGATAGAGGATTATTATCCGACACGAACGGAAGAGAGCATTTTGATAGAAAGGTCAGGTGATATAATTGAGTTTAGTAAGAATAAACCTGTTATGGTAGAGCTTGGTAGTGGTACGTCTACAAAGACCCGTCACTTACTAGATGCCGAGCTCAAAACAGGACGGCAGTTGAATTATATTCCGCTCGATGTATCAGATATACTGATCCCCACATCTGAACAATTACTTAAAGATTATTCGAACTTAACAATAAACGGTATCTTATCTGAATATATTTCCGGATACAGGATAGTTAAAGATATAGATAACTCGGACAATCTAACGATATTCCTTGGTTCGAGCATTGGTAATTTCCGAAGGTCATACATTAAGGAATTCCTGTCAAAGATCGCAAGCGAGATGAAGGATACAGATGCGCTGCTGATAGGGTTCGATCTAATTAAAGATGAAGATATATTAGTACGAGCTTATAATGACAGGGACGGCTTGACGGCGGAATTTAACCTCAATATTCTTCAAAGAATAAATAATGAACTGGGTGGAGAATTCGACCTTTCGAAGTTTAGACATGAGTCCATTTTTAATAAAGAGAAGAGCAGGATAGAAATGCATTTATTCTCTAAGGAGAAGCAGAGTGTAATGATAAACGATCTCGGTTTGAAAATTGAGCTTGACGAAGGCGAGGGCATCCACACCGAGAACTCATATAAATTTAACGATGACCTTATAATGGAATTTGCGGATACTGCAGGACTGGACTGGATAAAGACATGGAATGACGATAGAAAGTATTTTGCACTAACGTTATTTAATAAAAAAGGCAGCTAA
- a CDS encoding T9SS type A sorting domain-containing protein: protein MKFLLTLLLAFSFFSSGFAGNTPHSNFSDLLISMEKDPQIELQIRNIALQDNSPIEIYLEQGIYIRALGIEDGKIVYGIINNLADIYAGAEVSYLDNIITRYDILKARVYYADGTVLNPTLGIPQPSVLEGGSNNLLLIPESTNDKVWAFNPQNGDLIESDFIPPDAVNLSLPQHAVQTPRGTITISDQTTDGIFEYDTSGVFIRLFAPSTGVNTSILDNTRGHAYQSNGNLLGTVGTGPNINAIPQFDTGGAYLGTFITSGIASSWFIEYRTSDMLISVINTPTGVSKYDLNGTFQSTFASISSFPQQVHNMQNGNVAIANFSSGSQQGILIFPSAGGTFIKQLQGVTGNRGVWQLGNGNFLTTNGSGVHEVDSATGNLVRTVVPGVQSRLISFYDPDMLVGLQNQNSSVPEKYSLQQNYPNPFNPSTTISFDIPLNGFVTLKVYDILGKEVKTLVNKSLTAGSYDFSFDASELNSGIYFYTLRTGDFAETKKMLLIK from the coding sequence ATGAAATTTTTACTCACACTTCTTTTGGCATTTTCCTTCTTTTCTTCAGGATTCGCAGGCAATACACCGCACAGCAATTTTTCTGACCTTTTGATTTCCATGGAAAAAGACCCGCAAATCGAATTACAGATCAGAAATATTGCTTTACAGGATAATTCTCCGATAGAGATTTATCTCGAGCAAGGTATATACATTCGCGCACTTGGAATAGAGGACGGTAAAATTGTTTATGGAATTATAAATAATCTCGCTGACATATATGCCGGAGCTGAAGTATCATATTTAGATAATATAATTACCCGGTACGATATCTTAAAAGCCAGGGTCTATTATGCTGATGGTACCGTACTAAATCCAACACTCGGAATCCCTCAGCCTTCTGTACTGGAGGGAGGGAGTAATAATCTTCTCTTGATACCTGAATCGACCAATGATAAAGTTTGGGCATTCAACCCGCAGAATGGCGACCTAATAGAGTCTGATTTTATTCCACCTGATGCTGTAAATTTGAGCCTTCCTCAGCATGCAGTTCAAACGCCCAGGGGCACAATTACTATTTCAGACCAGACTACAGACGGGATTTTCGAATATGATACGTCGGGGGTATTTATAAGGCTATTTGCTCCTTCGACCGGCGTCAATACCTCGATACTTGATAATACAAGAGGTCATGCTTACCAATCAAATGGAAACCTCCTCGGAACCGTAGGCACGGGACCTAATATTAACGCAATTCCACAATTCGATACAGGCGGCGCTTATCTCGGAACTTTCATTACATCCGGAATAGCCTCGAGTTGGTTCATAGAATACAGAACTTCCGATATGCTGATCTCTGTAATAAATACGCCCACCGGTGTGAGCAAATATGACCTGAACGGAACTTTCCAGAGTACCTTTGCATCTATCTCGTCATTTCCACAGCAGGTACATAACATGCAGAATGGTAACGTTGCAATTGCTAATTTTTCTTCCGGCTCTCAGCAAGGGATCCTTATTTTCCCTTCCGCCGGAGGTACTTTTATTAAACAGTTACAGGGCGTGACCGGAAATAGAGGCGTCTGGCAACTTGGAAATGGAAACTTCCTTACAACAAATGGAAGCGGTGTTCATGAAGTAGATAGTGCTACAGGAAACCTTGTCCGTACAGTAGTCCCGGGTGTTCAGTCAAGATTGATCTCATTCTACGATCCTGATATGCTTGTAGGATTACAAAATCAAAATAGTTCTGTTCCGGAAAAATATTCTCTACAACAAAATTATCCGAATCCCTTCAATCCCTCGACCACAATATCATTTGATATACCTCTGAACGGGTTCGTAACGCTGAAAGTTTATGATATTCTTGGTAAGGAAGTTAAAACACTGGTCAACAAAAGCTTAACCGCCGGAAGCTATGACTTTAGCTTTGACGCATCCGAGCTTAATTCAGGAATATATTTCTATACCCTGAGAACGGGTGACTTTGCAGAAACTAAGAAGATGTTACTAATAAAGTAA
- a CDS encoding ergothioneine biosynthesis protein EgtB: MENIIITTNKVDGNKAISEERVKLYNQFLDVRYLTFDILDPLEIEDYVVQTEAYMSPPRWHIGHTTWFYEQLLRSYYKDKFVPYKEDYAFYFNSYYLTFGKLFNKAKRGTLSRPTVKETINYCNHINKQVLDFFLDENVEITDDIKKKFELGYNHEYQHQELIVYDVQHLLQDDYNPKTMKEPPTSSGKINFDMVKIPGSIFEMGFDPERYGDRFAYDIEMPLHKIYLNDYMIDRYPVTNGQYLDFINDGGYKEFRHWLSEAWYAVNDNGWEAPLYWLQDDSGEWYKYDFRGKSYIKDIANEPVTHISYFEADAFAKWAGKRLPTEGEWEKAASFNEDLGKSTLFPWGDDDPSFENTSLLGMDVWRTTDVNSYEKGKSYYECYQMIGDAWEWTSSEFMAYPGFKSGFAEYNDKWFNNQKVLRGGSFGTPKQSTRNTYRNFFKTHERWLISGFRCAKDL, translated from the coding sequence ATGGAAAACATTATTATAACTACGAACAAAGTGGATGGCAATAAAGCCATTAGTGAAGAACGAGTAAAACTTTATAACCAGTTCCTCGATGTCAGATATCTTACATTCGATATACTGGACCCCCTGGAGATCGAGGATTATGTTGTTCAAACAGAGGCATATATGAGCCCTCCGAGATGGCATATCGGTCATACCACGTGGTTTTATGAACAACTCCTGCGGTCGTATTATAAAGATAAATTTGTTCCCTACAAAGAGGATTACGCATTTTATTTTAATTCATACTACTTAACCTTTGGTAAGCTCTTTAATAAAGCAAAGCGCGGTACACTTTCTCGCCCGACTGTTAAAGAAACCATTAACTACTGTAATCACATCAACAAGCAAGTACTCGACTTCTTCCTGGATGAAAATGTCGAAATTACAGATGACATTAAAAAGAAATTCGAACTCGGCTATAATCACGAATACCAGCACCAGGAGTTAATAGTTTACGATGTTCAGCATCTATTACAGGATGATTATAATCCCAAAACTATGAAGGAACCGCCTACTTCATCCGGAAAGATTAATTTCGATATGGTGAAAATTCCCGGAAGTATTTTCGAAATGGGGTTTGACCCAGAGAGATACGGTGACCGTTTTGCATACGATATAGAAATGCCCTTGCACAAAATCTATCTCAACGATTATATGATAGACCGCTACCCTGTAACAAATGGACAGTATCTTGATTTCATAAATGACGGCGGCTATAAAGAATTCCGTCACTGGCTCTCTGAGGCGTGGTATGCTGTAAACGACAATGGATGGGAAGCCCCTCTGTACTGGCTGCAGGATGACAGCGGTGAATGGTATAAATATGACTTCCGCGGAAAATCATACATAAAAGACATTGCCAACGAACCTGTAACACATATCAGCTATTTCGAAGCGGATGCCTTCGCTAAATGGGCAGGAAAGCGCCTCCCTACCGAAGGCGAATGGGAAAAAGCTGCATCTTTCAATGAGGATCTGGGAAAAAGCACACTTTTCCCGTGGGGTGATGACGATCCATCATTTGAAAACACAAGCCTCCTCGGAATGGATGTATGGAGAACGACCGATGTAAATTCTTATGAAAAGGGTAAGAGCTATTATGAATGTTACCAGATGATAGGTGATGCCTGGGAGTGGACTTCATCGGAGTTTATGGCATATCCCGGATTCAAATCAGGTTTTGCCGAATATAACGACAAATGGTTCAACAACCAAAAGGTCTTAAGAGGCGGCTCATTTGGCACGCCAAAACAATCGACGCGTAATACATACCGTAATTTCTTTAAGACACACGAAAGGTGGCTCATATCGGGTTTCCGGTGCGCAAAGGATTTATAA
- a CDS encoding ATP-binding cassette domain-containing protein, whose product MFPVKFEHVSRYYGEKAAVKDATFEIEDNLITAIIGKSGSGKSTLLQMVNGLIHPSSGKVYLFGVELDYRNIIPTRLKIGYSVQGTGLFPHMNVYENIALLAKVNGHRNPAELDNRIEELMGFVNLGPGFKEKFPYQLSGGEQQRVGICRAMILNPPIFLLDEAFGALDPTTKNEIHAELLTLQENEPRCIIMVTHDLAEARRLADKIMVIDEGEIQQYDDRDVVLNNPSNDKVKDFIMSQD is encoded by the coding sequence GTGTTTCCGGTAAAATTTGAACATGTTTCCCGTTATTATGGTGAAAAAGCAGCGGTTAAGGACGCTACTTTTGAGATAGAAGATAATTTAATAACCGCGATAATTGGTAAAAGCGGGAGCGGTAAATCAACTCTATTGCAGATGGTTAACGGGCTGATTCATCCGTCATCGGGTAAAGTTTATCTCTTTGGTGTGGAACTTGATTATAGGAATATTATCCCGACACGGCTAAAGATAGGGTATTCGGTGCAGGGTACAGGGCTGTTTCCTCATATGAATGTCTATGAAAATATCGCGCTCCTTGCTAAAGTGAACGGACACAGAAATCCTGCGGAATTAGATAACAGGATCGAGGAGCTTATGGGTTTTGTAAATCTTGGTCCGGGGTTTAAGGAGAAATTCCCATATCAGCTATCCGGTGGAGAGCAGCAGAGAGTGGGAATTTGCCGGGCTATGATATTGAATCCGCCGATATTTTTATTGGATGAGGCGTTTGGTGCTCTCGACCCTACTACAAAAAATGAGATACACGCTGAGCTGTTGACGTTACAGGAGAATGAGCCAAGATGTATTATAATGGTGACACATGACCTAGCAGAGGCAAGGCGGCTCGCCGATAAAATTATGGTAATAGACGAGGGGGAGATACAGCAATATGACGACAGGGATGTCGTATTAAACAACCCTTCCAATGATAAGGTGAAAGATTTCATAATGAGTCAGGATTGA